In the Candidatus Methylomirabilota bacterium genome, one interval contains:
- a CDS encoding ABC transporter substrate-binding protein, with protein sequence MIRAIQSATRTIPIVMIAAADPVRSGLVASWAHPGGNTTGLANIAPELAGKRLELLKEIIPALSPVAVLWNPGDASATLSFKETQAAARALGVQLLSLEARGPNDFARAFEGAVRGQARALTVLSDALMFNYRTRIVELAIERRLPAVHTHRGWAEAGALLSYGPDFADLWRRAAGYVDKILKGAKPGDLPVEQPTKFDLVINLKTAKALGLTIPQSLLGRADEVIQ encoded by the coding sequence GTGATCCGTGCGATACAGAGCGCCACGAGGACGATTCCGATCGTCATGATCGCGGCCGCCGATCCGGTTCGAAGCGGATTGGTCGCGAGCTGGGCCCACCCGGGCGGGAACACCACCGGCCTGGCCAATATAGCTCCTGAACTCGCCGGGAAGCGGCTGGAGTTGCTCAAAGAAATTATCCCAGCGCTCTCCCCCGTCGCCGTGCTCTGGAATCCTGGAGACGCCTCTGCCACTCTCTCCTTCAAAGAGACTCAGGCGGCGGCTCGGGCATTGGGAGTACAGCTGCTCTCTCTCGAAGCGCGAGGGCCAAACGACTTCGCCCGGGCGTTCGAGGGCGCTGTCAGAGGGCAGGCCAGGGCATTGACCGTGTTGTCGGATGCCCTCATGTTCAATTACCGGACGAGGATCGTGGAGCTTGCGATTGAGAGGCGGCTACCTGCGGTGCATACGCATCGGGGTTGGGCCGAGGCCGGTGCCCTCCTGTCCTATGGGCCAGACTTTGCCGATCTATGGCGACGTGCCGCTGGCTATGTGGACAAGATCCTCAAAGGGGCGAAGCCGGGCGATCTGCCCGTCGAGCAGCCGACTAAGTTTGATTTGGTGATCAACCTCAAGACTGCCAAGGCGCTCGGGCTGACGATCCCCCAATCGCTGCTGGGGCGGGCGGATGAGGTGATCCAATAG